The Deltaproteobacteria bacterium genome contains a region encoding:
- a CDS encoding glycosyltransferase, translating to MTPHTLEDYRAVAPAGTVDFLRRLSERVRNRRLLNVSASREVGGVAETLRGLVPLLEEVGVESAWESVDPEGVAAGMGARLHHALQGGEERVPDELFEQFRAFTRARAAALDAAADVVVTHDALAAGLVEARPQEGAWVWRCHLDVSRPQRRAWTFLRQYVVKYDAAVFSLPAFAQRLPIPQFMIYPAIDPLSDKSRELAPVEVAAICDRLRVPRDKPILLQVGRFDRFKDPLGVIEAYRLVKRQHDCRLVLVGGAESDDPEGVELSAEVREAASRDPDLQVLELPSEPVEVNALQRAATIVLQKSTREGFGLGVAEAMWKSKPVIGGFAGGITAQVVYGVTGYTVNSVEGAAFRARQLLADPELCARLGAAAREHVRQNFLLTRHLGDMLALVATLAR from the coding sequence ATGACGCCGCACACCCTCGAGGACTACCGCGCGGTCGCCCCGGCCGGGACGGTCGACTTCCTCCGCCGCCTCTCCGAACGCGTGCGGAACCGCCGCCTGCTGAACGTCAGCGCGAGCCGCGAGGTGGGCGGGGTGGCCGAGACCCTGCGCGGGCTGGTCCCCCTCCTCGAGGAGGTGGGTGTCGAGTCGGCATGGGAGAGCGTCGACCCCGAGGGTGTCGCGGCCGGGATGGGAGCGCGCCTCCACCACGCGCTCCAGGGCGGCGAGGAGCGGGTGCCGGACGAGCTCTTCGAGCAGTTCCGCGCCTTCACGCGCGCCCGGGCCGCGGCCCTCGACGCCGCCGCCGACGTGGTCGTGACCCACGACGCGCTCGCCGCCGGGCTCGTCGAGGCGCGCCCGCAGGAGGGCGCCTGGGTGTGGCGCTGCCACCTCGACGTCTCGCGCCCGCAGCGCCGGGCGTGGACCTTCCTCCGCCAGTACGTGGTCAAGTACGACGCGGCCGTGTTCTCGCTCCCCGCCTTCGCGCAGCGCCTCCCCATCCCGCAGTTCATGATCTACCCGGCCATCGACCCGCTCTCGGACAAGAGCCGCGAGCTGGCCCCCGTCGAGGTCGCCGCCATCTGCGACCGCCTGCGCGTGCCGCGCGACAAACCGATCCTCCTCCAGGTGGGGCGCTTCGACCGCTTCAAGGACCCGCTCGGGGTGATCGAGGCCTATCGGCTCGTGAAGCGCCAGCACGACTGCCGGCTCGTGCTGGTGGGCGGCGCAGAGAGCGACGACCCCGAGGGCGTCGAGCTGTCGGCCGAGGTGCGCGAGGCGGCGAGCCGCGATCCGGACCTCCAGGTGCTCGAGCTGCCGAGCGAGCCCGTCGAGGTGAATGCGCTCCAGCGCGCCGCCACCATCGTGCTGCAGAAGTCGACGCGCGAGGGCTTCGGCCTCGGCGTAGCCGAGGCGATGTGGAAGTCGAAGCCGGTGATCGGCGGCTTCGCGGGCGGCATCACGGCCCAGGTGGTCTATGGCGTGACCGGCTACACCGTGAACTCGGTCGAGGGCGCGGCCTTCCGCGCCCGCCAGCTCCTGGCCGACCCGGAGCTGTGCGCGCGCCTCGGCGCGGCGGCGCGCGAGCACGTACGGCAGAACTTCCTGCTCACGCGTCACCTGGGCGACATGCTGGCGCTCGTGGCGACGCTCGCGCGCTGA
- a CDS encoding DUF3536 domain-containing protein produces the protein MFLALHGHFYQPPREHPWRGVVEPEPSAAPYQDWNARITAECYAPNTAARLPGAEVNTYEWTSFDFGPTLLAWLVPHAPEVLAALRRADRASRVRTGHGNAWAQAYGHAILPLSTARDVRTQVLWGRADFAHRFGRSPEGMWLPEMAVDRPSLAALAEAGIGMTLLAPHQARRVRPLGAGDEAWQAVTAETLDTRRVYRCLLPSGAVDVVFRHEALSREIAFGALLAEGAPLAARLRSALEDAGPAGIVAPALDGETYGHHHRAGALALAAAVVALRDDPAVALAGPAAFRARHPAAHEVEIAERTSWSCAHGVERWRADCGCRVGGEAGWSQAWRAPLREAIDWLRDQLAVVYETHAGECLRDPWGARDRWVECLLAPERSAGWLEAEASAALTAAAGARVRDLLALARHALLMQTSCGWFFDELTGLEPLLVLRHAARAIELARGVGAHLEDGFVTRLASARGNTGETGAALYRRLARGGEDA, from the coding sequence GTGTTCCTCGCCCTGCACGGTCACTTCTACCAGCCGCCCCGCGAGCATCCCTGGCGCGGCGTGGTCGAGCCGGAGCCCTCGGCGGCGCCCTATCAGGACTGGAATGCGCGCATCACGGCCGAGTGCTACGCGCCCAACACGGCGGCGCGCCTGCCAGGCGCCGAGGTCAACACCTACGAGTGGACGAGCTTCGACTTCGGCCCGACGCTGCTCGCCTGGCTCGTTCCGCACGCGCCCGAGGTGCTGGCCGCGCTCCGGCGCGCCGACCGGGCGAGCCGGGTGCGCACGGGCCACGGCAACGCCTGGGCGCAGGCGTACGGGCACGCCATCCTGCCCCTCTCGACGGCGCGCGACGTACGCACCCAGGTGCTCTGGGGCCGGGCCGACTTCGCCCACCGCTTCGGCCGCTCGCCCGAGGGCATGTGGCTCCCCGAGATGGCGGTCGATCGGCCGAGCCTCGCCGCGCTCGCCGAGGCGGGCATCGGCATGACCCTGCTCGCGCCGCACCAGGCGCGCCGCGTGCGGCCGCTCGGCGCCGGCGACGAGGCGTGGCAGGCAGTCACGGCCGAGACGCTCGACACGCGGCGGGTCTACCGCTGCCTCCTGCCGTCTGGCGCCGTCGACGTGGTCTTCCGGCACGAGGCCCTGTCGCGCGAGATCGCCTTCGGGGCGCTCCTCGCCGAGGGCGCGCCGCTCGCGGCGCGTCTCCGCTCCGCCCTCGAGGACGCCGGTCCGGCGGGCATCGTTGCGCCGGCGCTCGACGGCGAGACCTACGGCCACCACCATCGCGCGGGCGCGCTGGCGCTCGCCGCCGCCGTAGTCGCGCTGCGCGACGACCCGGCGGTCGCGCTCGCGGGGCCGGCGGCGTTCCGCGCCCGCCATCCGGCCGCCCACGAGGTCGAGATCGCCGAGCGCACCTCGTGGAGCTGCGCGCACGGCGTGGAGCGCTGGCGAGCGGACTGCGGCTGCCGCGTGGGCGGAGAGGCGGGCTGGTCGCAGGCCTGGCGGGCGCCGCTGCGCGAGGCGATCGACTGGCTGCGCGACCAGCTCGCGGTCGTGTACGAGACGCACGCGGGCGAGTGCCTGCGCGACCCGTGGGGCGCGCGCGACCGCTGGGTCGAGTGCCTGCTCGCGCCGGAGCGCAGCGCCGGCTGGCTCGAGGCGGAGGCGTCGGCGGCGCTCACGGCCGCAGCCGGCGCGCGCGTGCGCGACCTGCTCGCGCTCGCGCGCCACGCGCTCCTCATGCAGACGAGCTGCGGATGGTTCTTCGACGAGCTGACCGGCCTCGAGCCCCTCCTCGTGCTGCGCCACGCGGCGCGTGCGATCGAGCTGGCGCGCGGGGTCGGCGCGCACCTCGAGGACGGCTTCGTGACGCGCCTCGCGTCGGCGCGCGGCAACACCGGCGAGACGGGCGCCGCGCTCTACCGCCGTCTGGCGCGCGGCGGGGAGGACGCATGA
- a CDS encoding glucose-1-phosphate adenylyltransferase, whose protein sequence is MAAMPRVLGIVMAGGRGDRLQPLTRARSKAAVPFGARHRIIDYVLSNFVNSGIYALYVLVQYKSQSLIEHVSATWRIGGRLPETFVTVVPPQMRGGETWYRGTADAVFQNLNLIRDFGPELVAVFGADHIYRMDLRHMIQFHLASRADLSVAARPVPLAEASAFGIVTAAADGRITAFAEKPRAAEPTPGDPTAALGSMGNYVFATEVLVDVLREDAAHQSDHDFGRTIVPELVRRHRVFAYNFRDHPVPGVRPHEEPAYWRDVGTIRSYYEAQMDQLGAAPAFDLDNARWPIFARSAEGPPVRILSGEIEDSVFGEGTTVEDARVVRSILGRNVRVAPGAIVAGSIVMDHTEIGPGARVMRAIVDRYNTVPEGAHLEPGSEDGAGLELHRDPTGIVVVPRGEPAGPLPPAV, encoded by the coding sequence ATGGCGGCGATGCCCCGCGTGCTCGGGATCGTGATGGCGGGAGGGCGGGGTGACCGCCTGCAGCCGCTCACCCGCGCGCGGAGCAAGGCCGCGGTGCCCTTCGGCGCGCGCCACCGCATCATCGACTACGTGCTCAGCAACTTCGTCAACTCGGGCATCTACGCGCTCTACGTGCTCGTGCAGTACAAGTCGCAGTCGCTGATCGAGCACGTGAGCGCCACCTGGCGCATCGGCGGCCGCCTGCCCGAGACGTTCGTCACCGTGGTGCCGCCGCAGATGCGCGGCGGCGAGACCTGGTACCGGGGTACGGCCGATGCCGTGTTCCAGAACCTGAACCTGATCCGCGACTTCGGCCCCGAGCTGGTCGCGGTCTTCGGCGCCGACCACATCTACCGCATGGACCTCCGGCACATGATCCAGTTCCACCTGGCGAGCCGCGCCGACCTCTCGGTGGCCGCGCGCCCGGTGCCGCTCGCCGAGGCGTCGGCCTTCGGCATCGTGACCGCCGCGGCGGACGGCCGTATCACCGCCTTCGCCGAGAAGCCGCGCGCCGCGGAGCCCACGCCGGGCGACCCGACCGCGGCGCTCGGCTCGATGGGGAACTACGTGTTCGCGACCGAGGTCCTGGTCGACGTGCTGCGCGAGGATGCGGCGCACCAGAGCGACCACGACTTCGGACGCACCATCGTCCCCGAGCTGGTGCGGCGCCACCGCGTCTTCGCCTACAACTTCCGCGACCATCCCGTCCCCGGCGTCCGGCCGCACGAGGAGCCCGCCTACTGGCGCGACGTGGGGACGATCCGCTCGTACTACGAGGCGCAGATGGACCAGCTCGGCGCCGCGCCCGCCTTCGACCTCGACAACGCGCGCTGGCCGATCTTCGCGCGCTCCGCGGAGGGCCCGCCGGTCCGCATCCTCTCCGGCGAGATCGAGGACAGCGTGTTCGGCGAGGGCACCACGGTGGAGGACGCGCGAGTCGTCCGCTCGATCCTCGGGCGCAACGTGCGGGTCGCGCCCGGCGCGATCGTCGCCGGGTCGATCGTCATGGACCACACCGAGATCGGCCCCGGGGCGCGCGTCATGCGCGCCATCGTGGACCGCTACAACACGGTGCCCGAGGGCGCGCACCTCGAGCCGGGCAGCGAGGACGGCGCCGGTCTCGAGCTGCACCGCGATCCCACGGGCATCGTCGTCGTGCCGCGCGGCGAGCCCGCCGGCCCGCTGCCGCCGGCCGTCTAG
- a CDS encoding ABC transporter permease — translation MAVEAIGRAPRPPGALARLGASLLDGLQVLGEATRLFFATVRAAAFVPADRQRVVVQMVRVGTDTLLIGALLSLFVGMVMVVQAADQLRDVSQDILGPIVGLAMTKELGPVLMAFLLAGRAGSAMAAELGSMTVYDEINALRTMDIDPVRFLVMPRFVAATVALPVLILYADFIGVWGGAAVVAADPAITIPVSSYFARMLEWVHFTDLVVGLVKGVVFGMVASILPCTFGLRTRGGTEGIAASTTAAVVWSFILILVFDFLIVRVTFALD, via the coding sequence ATGGCGGTTGAGGCGATCGGTCGCGCGCCGCGCCCGCCGGGCGCGCTCGCGCGCCTCGGCGCGAGCCTCCTCGACGGCCTCCAGGTCCTCGGCGAGGCGACCCGCCTCTTCTTCGCGACCGTGCGCGCGGCGGCCTTCGTGCCCGCCGACCGCCAGCGCGTCGTCGTGCAGATGGTGCGCGTCGGGACCGACACGCTCCTGATCGGCGCGCTCCTCTCCCTCTTCGTCGGCATGGTGATGGTGGTGCAGGCGGCCGACCAGCTGCGCGACGTGAGCCAGGACATCCTCGGCCCGATCGTCGGGCTCGCCATGACGAAGGAGCTCGGGCCGGTCCTCATGGCCTTCCTCCTCGCCGGGCGAGCCGGGTCGGCGATGGCCGCGGAGCTGGGCTCGATGACCGTCTACGACGAGATCAACGCGCTCCGCACCATGGACATCGACCCGGTGCGCTTCCTCGTCATGCCGCGCTTCGTGGCGGCCACGGTCGCGCTTCCCGTGCTCATCCTCTACGCCGACTTCATCGGCGTGTGGGGCGGGGCCGCCGTGGTCGCCGCCGACCCGGCGATCACGATCCCGGTCAGCAGCTACTTCGCGCGCATGCTCGAGTGGGTGCACTTCACCGACCTCGTCGTGGGCCTGGTGAAGGGCGTGGTCTTCGGCATGGTGGCCTCGATCCTGCCCTGCACCTTCGGGCTGCGCACGCGCGGCGGCACCGAGGGCATCGCCGCCTCGACCACCGCGGCCGTGGTGTGGAGCTTCATCCTGATCCTGGTCTTCGACTTCCTGATCGTGCGCGTTACCTTCGCGCTCGACTAG
- a CDS encoding DUF1566 domain-containing protein yields MRTLVPFLLSLVSLLGPRSGWGCQLPATGQTTCWDTNGSVVPCAGTGQDGDLREGAPLAYVDNGDGTVTDVTTGLVWEKLSNDGTVHDKDNLYTWANAFAGHVATLNGTTFAGHADWRLPNLRELQSIANYQNALPAVSPAFNNNCSSGCPVTTCSCTYNGDYWSSTSEALSPSHAWFVDFQDGLLATGGKTGTEPVRAVRGGSTSCPLPATGQTTCWDSSGSVIPCAGTGQDGDLREGAPLTYVDNGNGTVTDVNTGLVWEKLSDDGTVHDKDNLYTWANAFTGHVAILNGMSFAGHADWRVPNVRELQSILNYQNVLPPVSPAFNNNCSAGCSATTCSCTLEGDYWSSTSSVSGPSNAWFVGFQYANVNSFGRTGGKSGTASVRAVRGSSSCCGCGG; encoded by the coding sequence ATGAGGACGCTCGTACCCTTCCTGCTCAGTCTCGTCTCGCTGCTCGGACCGCGCAGCGGATGGGGTTGTCAACTGCCTGCGACCGGGCAGACGACGTGTTGGGACACCAACGGGAGCGTCGTCCCGTGTGCCGGCACGGGTCAGGACGGCGACCTCCGGGAGGGAGCCCCGCTCGCGTACGTCGACAACGGAGACGGGACGGTCACGGACGTGACCACCGGGCTCGTGTGGGAGAAGCTCTCGAACGACGGGACGGTGCACGACAAGGACAACTTGTACACGTGGGCCAACGCGTTCGCGGGGCACGTGGCGACGCTCAACGGCACGACCTTCGCGGGCCACGCCGACTGGCGGCTGCCGAATTTGCGGGAGCTGCAGAGCATCGCGAACTACCAGAACGCCCTGCCGGCGGTGTCCCCGGCCTTCAACAACAACTGCTCGTCGGGCTGCCCCGTGACCACGTGCAGCTGCACCTACAACGGCGACTACTGGTCGTCCACGTCCGAGGCCCTCAGCCCGTCGCATGCGTGGTTCGTGGACTTCCAGGACGGCCTCCTGGCCACGGGCGGTAAGACCGGCACCGAACCCGTTCGGGCCGTGCGGGGCGGCTCGACGTCCTGCCCGCTGCCTGCGACCGGGCAGACGACGTGTTGGGACAGCAGTGGGAGCGTCATCCCGTGTGCCGGCACGGGTCAGGACGGCGACCTCCGGGAGGGAGCCCCGCTCACGTACGTCGACAACGGGAACGGGACGGTCACGGACGTGAACACCGGGCTCGTGTGGGAGAAGCTCTCGGACGACGGGACGGTCCACGACAAGGACAACTTGTACACGTGGGCCAACGCGTTCACCGGGCACGTGGCGATACTCAACGGCATGAGCTTCGCCGGCCACGCCGACTGGCGGGTACCGAACGTGCGCGAGCTGCAGAGCATCCTGAACTACCAGAACGTCCTACCGCCCGTGTCCCCCGCCTTCAACAACAACTGCTCGGCGGGCTGCTCCGCGACCACGTGCAGCTGCACCCTCGAGGGCGACTACTGGTCGTCCACGTCCAGCGTCTCCGGTCCGTCGAATGCGTGGTTCGTCGGCTTCCAGTACGCCAACGTGAACTCCTTCGGCAGGACTGGCGGCAAGAGTGGCACGGCCTCCGTTCGGGCCGTGCGCGGCAGCTCCAGCTGTTGCGGGTGCGGTGGGTGA
- a CDS encoding ATP-binding cassette domain-containing protein: protein MAVAAERAKGVPVELAGVRKSYDDHLVLAGVDLSVAPGELVAIVGQSGTGKSVLLRQIVGLEGPDAGRITVGGIELGEYLALPPEEKPFRIAMVFQSSALLASLTVGENVGLRLRERGRHAPAEIAAITRRVLEQVELAGTEEKLPGELSGGMRKRVAIARALAIDPELILYDEPTADLDPILTEQIGQLIARIRTLRGHTQLIVTHNLPLARAIADRIAVLAEGRIAECVTPAELAASRHPLTREFLRASALAG from the coding sequence ATGGCGGTGGCGGCCGAGCGCGCGAAGGGCGTACCGGTCGAGCTGGCCGGAGTACGGAAGTCGTACGACGACCACCTCGTCCTGGCGGGCGTCGACCTGAGCGTGGCGCCGGGCGAGCTGGTGGCCATCGTCGGCCAGAGCGGCACGGGGAAGTCGGTGCTGCTGCGCCAGATCGTCGGCCTCGAGGGGCCGGACGCCGGCCGCATCACGGTGGGCGGGATCGAGCTGGGCGAGTACCTCGCCCTCCCGCCCGAGGAGAAGCCCTTCCGCATCGCCATGGTCTTCCAATCCTCCGCGCTCCTGGCCTCGCTCACCGTGGGCGAGAACGTGGGGCTGCGCCTGCGCGAGCGCGGCCGCCACGCACCGGCCGAGATCGCCGCCATCACCCGCCGCGTCCTCGAGCAGGTGGAGCTTGCCGGCACGGAAGAGAAGCTCCCGGGCGAGCTGTCGGGCGGCATGCGCAAGCGGGTCGCGATCGCGCGCGCGCTCGCCATCGACCCCGAGCTCATCCTCTACGACGAGCCGACCGCCGACCTGGACCCCATCCTGACCGAGCAGATCGGGCAGCTGATCGCGCGCATCCGCACGCTGCGCGGCCACACCCAGCTCATCGTCACGCACAACCTGCCCCTGGCGCGCGCCATCGCCGACCGCATCGCGGTGCTCGCCGAGGGCCGCATTGCCGAGTGCGTCACGCCCGCCGAGCTCGCCGCGAGCCGCCACCCGCTCACGCGCGAGTTCCTGCGGGCGTCCGCCCTCGCCGGCTAG
- a CDS encoding MCE family protein, with amino-acid sequence MLTNEQRIGIFFIVGLVLFFIAIELTLGLGLFTRRYPLYATFRDVQGLDTGADVRVAGIKAGRVESMRIEHGAVVVKMAIDARFEVKKDSLARLDFRALSGDRFIALSLGTPTARRAEPGDTLEGETPASFTDVVDKLSTVAESVTNLTDNLNRNAERLLANLADLVEENQGAIGATAQNLASITGKLDRGTGTLGLLLNDRALYDRVTDTMGDVRRSVADLGVVAHDLAEGKGTLGKLVSQDDGLYAEVRETVASLGATARNAEEITDNLRTGQGTVGKALTDDSLYTEAQDTLRTVNRATQSVEDQSAISLLGTVVTSLF; translated from the coding sequence ATGCTCACCAACGAACAGCGGATCGGCATCTTCTTCATCGTGGGGCTCGTGCTCTTCTTCATCGCGATCGAGCTGACGCTCGGCCTCGGGCTCTTCACCCGCCGTTACCCGCTCTACGCCACCTTCCGCGACGTGCAGGGCCTCGACACGGGGGCCGACGTGCGGGTCGCGGGCATCAAGGCGGGCCGCGTCGAGAGCATGCGCATCGAGCACGGCGCCGTGGTCGTCAAGATGGCGATCGACGCGCGTTTCGAGGTGAAGAAGGACTCGCTCGCGCGCCTCGACTTCCGGGCGCTCAGCGGCGACCGCTTCATCGCCCTCTCGCTCGGCACGCCGACCGCCAGGCGCGCCGAGCCGGGCGACACCCTCGAGGGCGAGACGCCGGCCAGCTTCACCGACGTGGTCGACAAGCTCTCGACGGTCGCCGAGAGCGTGACCAACCTGACCGACAACCTGAACCGCAACGCCGAGCGCCTGCTCGCCAACCTGGCCGACCTGGTCGAGGAGAACCAGGGCGCGATCGGCGCCACGGCGCAGAACCTCGCCTCCATCACCGGGAAGCTCGACCGGGGGACGGGGACGCTCGGGCTCCTGCTCAACGACCGGGCGCTCTACGACCGGGTCACCGACACCATGGGCGACGTGCGCCGGTCGGTCGCGGACCTGGGCGTCGTGGCGCACGACCTGGCCGAGGGCAAGGGCACGCTCGGCAAGCTCGTGAGCCAGGACGACGGCCTCTACGCGGAGGTGCGCGAGACGGTCGCGAGCCTCGGCGCCACGGCCCGCAACGCCGAGGAGATCACCGACAACCTGCGCACGGGCCAGGGCACGGTCGGCAAGGCGCTCACCGACGACTCCCTGTACACCGAGGCCCAGGACACGCTCCGCACCGTCAACCGCGCGACGCAGTCCGTCGAGGATCAGTCGGCGATCTCGCTCCTCGGGACGGTCGTGACCAGCCTGTTCTGA
- a CDS encoding glucose 1-dehydrogenase: protein MTDAVALVTGGGRGIGRAIALRLARAGMAVGIADLDGASARAVANEIVAAGGRALGAPADVRNLVAVEAAVGSVGDALGPIDVLVNNAGWERLAPFLESDPALWDRLIAVNFKGALNATRAVVQGMVARGRGRIVSISSDAGRVGSTGEAVYSGCKAALIGFSKALARELARHGITVNVVCPGPADTQLLRDVMAGERGQKILASMQRTIPLGRLAQPEDVAGAVAYLVSDEAAYVTGQVLSVSGGLTMAG from the coding sequence TTGACCGACGCGGTCGCGCTCGTGACGGGCGGTGGGCGCGGCATCGGCCGCGCCATCGCGCTCCGCCTCGCGCGCGCCGGGATGGCGGTCGGCATCGCCGACCTGGACGGTGCGAGCGCGCGCGCGGTCGCGAACGAGATCGTCGCCGCGGGCGGGCGGGCGCTCGGCGCCCCCGCCGACGTGAGAAACCTGGTCGCCGTCGAGGCCGCCGTGGGCTCCGTCGGTGATGCCCTCGGCCCGATCGACGTGCTCGTCAACAACGCCGGCTGGGAGCGCCTGGCGCCCTTCCTCGAGAGCGACCCGGCGCTCTGGGACCGGCTGATCGCCGTCAACTTCAAGGGCGCGCTCAACGCAACGCGCGCCGTGGTGCAGGGCATGGTCGCGCGCGGGCGCGGCCGGATCGTCAGCATCTCCTCGGACGCCGGGCGCGTGGGCAGCACGGGCGAAGCGGTGTACTCCGGCTGCAAGGCAGCGCTCATCGGCTTCTCGAAGGCGCTCGCGCGGGAGCTGGCCCGCCACGGCATCACGGTGAACGTGGTCTGCCCCGGCCCCGCGGACACCCAGCTGCTGCGCGACGTGATGGCGGGCGAGCGCGGCCAGAAGATCCTGGCCAGCATGCAGCGGACCATCCCGCTCGGCCGGCTGGCCCAGCCCGAGGACGTGGCCGGCGCGGTCGCCTATCTCGTCTCGGACGAGGCCGCCTACGTGACCGGACAGGTGCTGAGCGTGTCGGGCGGACTCACGATGGCGGGGTGA
- a CDS encoding dehydratase, which yields MERRKLFFEDVQEGGAVPPFVVERLARMDLVRYAGASGDFNPIHTDEEFARAAGNPSVFGHGMLTAAFVGKCVTDYVGAENLRRMKVRFATRVWPGDTITCKGKVTKKYEHNGEKRIDGEVLALNQKGEVAVSGTFSAALPSRN from the coding sequence ATGGAGCGGAGGAAGCTCTTCTTCGAGGACGTGCAGGAGGGTGGCGCGGTCCCGCCCTTCGTGGTCGAGCGCTTGGCGCGCATGGACCTGGTCCGCTACGCGGGCGCCTCGGGCGACTTCAACCCCATCCACACCGACGAGGAGTTCGCGCGCGCGGCGGGCAACCCGAGCGTCTTCGGACACGGCATGCTCACCGCGGCCTTCGTCGGCAAGTGCGTGACCGACTACGTCGGCGCCGAGAACCTCCGCCGCATGAAGGTGCGTTTCGCGACGCGCGTCTGGCCGGGCGACACCATCACCTGCAAGGGCAAGGTCACCAAGAAGTACGAGCACAACGGCGAGAAGCGCATCGACGGCGAGGTGCTGGCGCTCAACCAGAAGGGCGAAGTCGCGGTGAGCGGCACCTTCAGCGCGGCCCTCCCGTCGCGCAATTGA
- a CDS encoding MaoC family dehydratase → MTWEIDRSAIGQWGPETTLRVEYGKIREFARAIKDDNPAFTGDDALVPPTFLMTVAHWTEGATSGGVRAVKLDMRRLLHGEQEFEYLKPIRAGDVLRIRSRTKDVFEKQGSRGGNMLFVLMESECRNQRDEVVAYSRNTLIMTEGTVKA, encoded by the coding sequence ATGACCTGGGAGATCGACCGGTCCGCCATCGGCCAGTGGGGGCCCGAGACCACCCTGCGGGTGGAGTACGGGAAGATCCGCGAGTTCGCGCGCGCCATCAAGGACGACAACCCAGCCTTCACCGGCGACGACGCGCTCGTGCCGCCCACCTTCCTGATGACGGTCGCGCACTGGACCGAGGGTGCGACCAGCGGCGGCGTGCGCGCCGTCAAGCTCGACATGCGCCGGCTCCTGCACGGCGAGCAGGAGTTCGAGTACCTGAAGCCCATCCGGGCCGGCGACGTGCTCCGGATCCGCTCTCGCACCAAGGACGTCTTCGAGAAGCAGGGCTCCCGCGGCGGGAACATGCTGTTCGTGCTCATGGAGAGCGAGTGCCGCAACCAGCGGGACGAGGTCGTAGCGTACTCGCGCAACACGCTCATCATGACCGAAGGAACGGTCAAGGCGTAG
- a CDS encoding acyl-CoA dehydrogenase: protein MDFGFSEEQEMLRKSARDFLAKECPMTYVRQMMEDEQGFRDEQWRKMAELGWMGLILPEAHGGAGLDFVDMIVVLEEMGRVVLPGPFFSTLVGAVAIDAGGSAAQKEDLLPRLAAGRLRVTLAQLEPSARWDAEGIGLEARPAAGGYKLSGTKLFVPDAHTADLLIVAGRAPGSTGAEGVSLFLVDAKAPGVTATLLKTMDQTRKLCELALADVSVPAERVLGQAGAGWKLLERVVDRGKVGLSAEMCGGAQKVLEMSVDYAKVREQFGRPIGSFQAIQHKCANMLVEVESSKSATYYAAWAVANDVPEGPLAAAMAKAYCSDAYRHTAGEGIQIHGGIGFTWEHDMHIYFKRAKSSEVTFGDATWNREIVAQLIGL, encoded by the coding sequence ATGGACTTCGGCTTCAGCGAAGAGCAGGAGATGCTGCGCAAATCGGCCCGCGACTTCCTCGCCAAGGAATGCCCCATGACCTACGTCCGCCAGATGATGGAGGACGAGCAGGGCTTCCGCGACGAGCAGTGGCGGAAGATGGCCGAGCTCGGGTGGATGGGCCTCATCCTCCCCGAGGCGCACGGCGGCGCGGGCCTCGACTTCGTCGACATGATCGTCGTCCTCGAGGAGATGGGCCGCGTCGTGCTGCCGGGCCCGTTCTTCTCGACCCTGGTCGGCGCGGTGGCGATCGACGCGGGCGGGAGCGCGGCGCAGAAGGAGGACCTCCTGCCGAGGCTCGCGGCGGGCAGGCTGCGCGTCACCCTCGCCCAGCTCGAGCCGAGCGCGCGCTGGGACGCGGAGGGCATCGGGCTCGAGGCGCGGCCGGCGGCCGGGGGCTACAAGCTCTCCGGGACCAAGCTCTTCGTCCCCGACGCACACACGGCCGATCTGCTGATCGTCGCCGGCCGCGCTCCCGGCTCGACGGGTGCCGAGGGCGTGAGCCTCTTCCTCGTCGACGCGAAGGCGCCCGGCGTCACCGCCACGCTGCTCAAGACCATGGACCAGACGCGCAAGCTCTGCGAGCTGGCGCTCGCGGACGTGAGCGTGCCCGCGGAGCGCGTGCTCGGCCAGGCGGGCGCGGGCTGGAAGCTCCTCGAGCGCGTGGTCGACCGCGGCAAGGTGGGGCTCTCGGCCGAGATGTGCGGCGGAGCCCAGAAGGTCCTCGAGATGTCGGTCGACTACGCCAAGGTGCGCGAGCAGTTCGGGCGCCCGATCGGCAGCTTCCAGGCGATCCAGCACAAGTGCGCCAACATGCTGGTCGAGGTGGAGAGCTCGAAGTCCGCGACCTACTACGCGGCCTGGGCGGTCGCGAACGACGTGCCCGAGGGCCCCCTTGCAGCTGCAATGGCAAAGGCCTACTGCTCGGATGCCTACCGGCACACCGCCGGCGAGGGTATCCAGATCCACGGCGGCATCGGCTTCACCTGGGAGCACGACATGCACATCTACTTCAAGCGCGCGAAGAGCTCCGAGGTGACCTTCGGCGACGCGACCTGGAACCGCGAGATCGTCGCGCAACTGATCGGGTTATGA